A genomic stretch from Scatophagus argus isolate fScaArg1 chromosome 19, fScaArg1.pri, whole genome shotgun sequence includes:
- the grcc10 gene encoding protein C10, protein MASAPAQQPTLTVEQTRVVLSEVIQAFSVPENAARMEEARESACNDMGKMLQLVLPVATQIQQEVIKAYGFNNEGEGVLKFARLVKMYETQDPEIAAMSVKLKSLLLPPLSTPPIGGAIPAS, encoded by the exons ATGGCCTCAGCTCCAGCACAGCAGCCCACcctcactgttgagcagaccAGAG tgGTGCTGAGTGAGGTGATCCAGGCCTTTTCAGTGCCAGAAAATGCCGCGAGGATGGAGGAGGCTCGAGAAAGTGCCTGCAACGACATGGGCAAAATGCTGCAGCTTGTGCTCCCCGTGGCCACCCAGATTCAACAAGAGGTCATCAAAGCCTACGGATTCAACAACGAGGGGGAGG GCGTCCTCAAATTTGCCAGATTGGTGAAGATGTATGAAACCCAGGACCCTGAAATTGCAGCCATGTCGGTTAAACTGAAGTCTCTTCTTCTGCCACCACTGTCAACACCACCTATAGGGGGCGCCATTCCCGCTTCGTAG
- the LOC124050241 gene encoding cytospin-A-like: MMGNHTGKDSHGTTGSPLDFFHTPPTTPSDAELMALSSAASSNKAQTPSPAGSTTPSATSPVPDWTQKLSAPSEWAVISVDSITSETNVSDAVARHGKAAGSPASPPPSRGSPSEESWQERDSGVEPQAAEEGAGEEMTMVLLSLMEHYGASLGLTPNADVTTGAVELLRRLITQKDELVEEVDTLRETLRTERLEWHQFQCDLQVAVSVADRLRVESEQALVLLQENHRAVEEQLAQALSRQQEKDRELESLRAEYRDVCAKLSELALQQRRERAELDALRSAVKDVTDCDQQTERQAGGGEGVEIQKVVEDIPQTETETENGVKRQEENEPNQELDAKLDPEEANGSENVHLTGKGVAEGYLRSLAALEKKKERQKDPRRIVMLSERSWSLSRLPLATDSSSENRTSANTSTTLPLCKKEEPPIRRRMDRILQRQDSWSSFYTGKLDGDQSSDSIKPQDGFSALLRRHGGSRRNSLLRWCQTRTQSYKNIEITNFSSSWEDGLAFCAVYHTYLPTRIPYDNLSPADKKENLDLAFKTGQSVGITATLTVEEMLKADGPDWQKVLGYVESIFRHFEM; encoded by the exons ATGATGGGTAACCATACTGGCAAAGACAGCCATGGCACCACAG GTTCTCCTTTAGATTTCTTCCACACGCCTCCTACCACACCCTCAGATGCAGAGCTGATGGCCTTATCCTCTGCAGCTTCCTCTAATAAGGCGCAGACGCCATCACCAGCCGGCAGCACCACCCCCTCCGCCACCTCTCCAGTCCCAGACTGGACCCAGAAACTGTCGGCTCCCTCAGAATGGGCTGTGATAAGCGTAGACAGCATCACCTCAGAGACAAACGTGAGCGATGCGGTGGCGAGGCACGGCAAGGCGGCAGGCAGCCCGGCGTCCCCGCCTCCGTCCAGAGGGTCGCCGTCAGAGGAAAGCTGGCAGGAGCGGGACAGTGGAGTGGAGCCACAGGCTGCAGAAGAGGGAGCCGGAGAGGAGATGACCATGGTTTTACTCAGTCTGATGGAGCACTACGGGGCCTCGCTAGGCCTGACCCCCAACGCTGATGTTACCACAGGAGCAGTAG AGCTGCTCAGACGCTTGATAACACAGAAAGATGAGCTGGTTGAGGAGGTGGACACACTGAGGGAGACACTCAGG AcggagaggctggagtggcaTCAGTTCCAGTGTGACCTGCAGGTCGCGGTGTCCGTGGCCGACCGGCTGCGGGTCGAGTCGGAGCAGGCTCTGGTTTTGCTCCAGGAGAACCACAGGgctgtggaggagcagctggcTCAGGCcctcagcagacagcaggagaaggaCAGGGAACTGGAGAGCCTGAGAGCCGAGTACAGAGACGTCTGCGCAAAACTAAGTGAACTCGCCCTGCAGCAGCGGCGCGAGCGGGCCGAGCTGGATGCTCTGAGGAGTGCAGTGAAAGATGTAACAGACTGTGatcaacagacagagagacaagccGGGGGCGGCGAGGGGGTGGAAATACAGAAAGTCGTGGAGGATATTCCTCAAActgagactgaaactgaaaatggtGTAAAGCGACAGGAGGAGAATGAACCAAATCAAGAGTTGGATGCTAAACTTGATCCTGAGGAGGCAAATGGATCAGAGAACGTGCATCTGACAGGGAAGGGGGTGGCGGAGGGATACCTTCGCAGTTTGGCCGccctggagaagaagaaagaaaggcagaaagatcCAAGGAGGATTGTGATGCTGTCTGAAAGATCTTG GAGTCTCTCTCGTCTCCCGCTCGCAACTGACTCCTCCAGTGAAAATAGGACCTcagcaaacacaagcacaacatTGCCGCTATGCAAG AAAGAAGAGCCACCAATACGGAGGAGAATGGACCGCATTCTACAGCGGCAGGACAGCTGGTCCAGCTTCTACACGG GGAAACTGGATGGAGACCAAAGCTCAGATTCCATCAA ACCTCAGGATGGTTTCAGTGCTCTGCTAAGGCGTCATGGCGGCTCCAGAAGAAACTCCCTGCTGCGCTGGTGTCAGACTCGCACCCAAAGCTATAAG AATATCGAGATCACaaacttcagcagcagctgggaggaCGGCTTGGCGTTCTGTGCTGTTTATCACACGTACTTACCAACTCGCATCCCGTACGACAACCTCAGCCCAGCAGACAAG aagGAGAATCTGGACCTTGCTTTTAAGACGGGGCAGAGTGTGGGAATCACAGCCACACTG ACGGTGGAGGAGATGCTGAAGGCGGACGGGCCCGACTGGCAGAAGGTCCTGGGTTACGTCGAAAGCATTTTCCGTCACTTTGAGATGTGA